In Candidatus Zixiibacteriota bacterium, the sequence AATCGTCAACCGGGATTATTTCGAATTCGATTACCGTCATTCAAAATTAAAAAGCTCAAAGGATATTTTGCTTTCAGCTACCCTGATCTTGCAAAAGGAGGACAGGGAGAAGATAAGAAAAAAGATAGAGGAGAACCTGAAAGTGAGAAAGTCCAGGCTTCCGGAAGAGGAAGGTTCTGCCGGTTCATTTTTCAAGAATATCAAATCCTCCAAGAGCTGTTCATCCGGGGTCTCGGCAGGGTATCTTTTAGAGCAAGTCGGTGCCAAAGAGATGAGGATTGGAGATGCTAAGGTTTTCTCCAAACATGCCAATATAATAATAAATGCGGGGAATGCTACCTCGGAGCAAGTAAGAACCTTAACCAGGATCTTAAAAGAAAAAGTAAAGGAAAAATTCAACATAGAGTTAGAAAAAGAAGTAATCTATTTAGGAGAGTAAAACTTCAGTAAAGGAGGTAATTATCGATAATATCTA encodes:
- a CDS encoding UDP-N-acetylenolpyruvoylglucosamine reductase produces the protein IVNRDYFEFDYRHSKLKSSKDILLSATLILQKEDREKIRKKIEENLKVRKSRLPEEEGSAGSFFKNIKSSKSCSSGVSAGYLLEQVGAKEMRIGDAKVFSKHANIIINAGNATSEQVRTLTRILKEKVKEKFNIELEKEVIYLGE